The genomic DNA CTATTTAGAAACGGAGAGCCGTTTGGATTGGACGTGGTGGTGCCGCAATATTGTAGTGATTGTACATTGCTGTCAGTGCAACTAACCTCACATATATGTATTGAGATGCCGTCAGGTCTTGATCGCTTGCACAGCTGGAATTGCCAGCGGAGGGAAGGGAACGCGCCTTGCTCGGCTCGGAAGGATGACCGACCTCGCTGCGGATAAGGCAATCAGGGACGCGCCGTGCAACATGTCGCGTCGCTGTTGGGGACAACGTATATACAGCGCCACTTCTACGACTCCgcgtgcctcctcctcctccctcttctttCCTTCGAAACAAATATAAATCTTTTGAGCATAATTAAGTCAGTGGCCGAGCCAGTTTATTTGGGTTTGATCGTTGAGTGTTCGACGGGAAGCTCATCACACTGAGGATCTGTTTACTTAAGCTGCAgattttaaaattttctaaaaaactGCTGCTGATCTTTTGGTTCTGAAAATCCAGCACTAGTTTTTGCTTATCTTTTGGTTCTGAAAATCCAGCACTAGTTTTTACGTGATGTGTTTAGCTTTTGAAGCTTAGAAAGCTACGGAAACCTCATAAATTGAGATTTCCAGGTattcatataaactcagcttttctaaGCTTCTAACTTTTCTAAAGCTGTACGAGAAGTTTGTTATTCTGAGAAGCTGttaggaagctcaaacaaacatatCGTGACTACATCCTGTGATTTTGCTTCCGAGGAAAAGAAAATATAACGTGTGTTGTCATGTCCTACAAACGTGAATCATAAGTAGAGACGCATCTTTGTGCGATCAGACGATGAAGGATCAGAGACCAGCACTGGAGCAGACAAATGACAACCCAAAACCTCGCACGTGCTTATTGCTAATTAGATTAAGATCGATGGGCCACTTAATAAACCTTGGCGGGTTCCGTACACGCAAGATCGAGCCATGATCGGTTTGCGTCCGGGACGATGGATCGATGGGATGGATCGAATGGGCCATCGTTGGAGCGGTGGCGCGGCCGGGCTTTTCGCGCGTTGCTTCCGCCGGATTTCGTTTTTGTCCCATCAAATCGGCAGCTAGCCCGGTCCCGTTCCTTTCTAGGCAGGATCACTCCGCCCAGATTTTTAACAGGGACGGCTGGGTCGGGCAGTGGTCCCTGAAATCGGCTAGTAGGGTACACTGTATCTTTTTGGTACAATCTCCTTCAGCTTTCGTGCGTAGGGAAATGTGGAAACGACGACGCAAGTTGTAGGGGTGAAGGAAGGGAGTCTAAAATACGGAAAATGTGATCATTCGGGAGTTTTGAGCTAACAGGGATATAAGAGAATTTGTGGCTACTTTTTAGCTCAAGAAAACcacacttttttcttcttctgataATTACTCTATTTTGCGACCCTCAATTATGTAATAAGTTAGGTATTTAACCTTAACTCCAAAAGCTTTACTCTTCCATCAACTATCAAAAGCCAAAACCATTCACTTTTCAACCTTGACCTGAATTAAGATTAGATATAGGTGATCATCAATCATGTGGCAGCGTGAAATTGTTTGAAATTTTAAAATTCACGGATGACTTTTAAAAACTCTAAATAAATTCTCATTTTACTATGGAGTATTTATAGAAAAAAAGAGATACTCTCCAAGGAACCCCTGCTTCACACATGAGTACTTTGGACCCTAAGCCAATTTGGTCTAGAGTAACTTAAGCTTTCATAAGCACGTGAAAATGATTTATTTAATTCTATATCCTACATTTTCTAGCTGGTAATACTTAATACGGTCATATAAACATAGTTAGGTTACAAATTAAATACTACATAGGGCATGAtaatttttccaatttttaagGCCAtttaccattttttttaaaaaatcatcaGATACTAAAAGCATCGAGGCACTTTGGGACGTCAGCCAAAGCTTGCTGCGCTGCTCCTGTGCGGGAACTGCTGCGCTCCAGAGCTTGCTGCTGCTCTATGGCTGTTTTCCATTTGCGTTACAGCGTGGGAACCAAACAATCTTAGTTATCTGTTAGCTTGTAATGGATACCAGTGCTTTTTAATTACATTTACGTTTGCGTTACAACTTCTgaccaaacaccacctaaatGTCCCCACGTCCCAGTCGCTTGAGCTGCTTGGCTTCATACTTGCAGCAATCGTGTGGCTTCACCCTGGCACATCAAATTGTAGACTACTAAAATTCTTCTAAAATAAGGAAATAAAGAACCAAAAAAATAATTGTTATGCAAGAATGACTATATAGAAGATGatgagaaggaaaagaaaggaaagaaaagaatgaCGGGAAATCACGCAAGGACCGTCAAGGTCAGATGATGTACCCCGTATGGAAGGTGTGATTTGAGGCCATCTCTCCCACTTGTATAATTTCTTTGAGCGTAGCTTTCATGTCGACCTCCCCAACGGGCCGGGGACCCTAGCTCGTCTCCTTTGTGTGACCAAAGGGGCCACCGCCCTTTCAGCCACTGGAACAGATTACAACCCCTATGGTATGGACGTTTACAGATAGATTTGATGCTTACTTCCCCATAGGACAATAGGAGAGCCATGAATGGTAGATGTCTTGGTACTCCCCTCCCATGGAATGACCAACAGGATGCTGATGGGACCTCGATCATCAGCTTCTGAGAGGAGATAAGGTTGTTGGTAGATGATGGTATCACTCCAATGGCCAGTTActaagtgttttttttttgcgaagagGTCAGTTACTCAGTTATGTTCACATGACGAAGGCCCTCATAATACCTTCTAACCTAGTTAACGAATCGATCACATTTACTCCTACCATCGATGCCCAAATTagactcgctaaataaggaaggctaatagATCCGACAATTATTGCAaccgtgcatgcataattaattctactcggtaatccatCCGATGAAAAAAAGTTATTACGGGTATTTTggacttttagcattgctactatcttatttaaaattttctaaacgaatAGTCTTTGTGGGATGGAGGGAATTTTCTAAGCGATCAGTTtttgtgggacggagggagtagcttacTTTGGAGTAAAAGCACAGGAGTGACTAATTACTTCGCCAGGAGTACTTAACTGTTGATGAATTATTAAATCAAAGAGATGGTGTATGCATGCCATGTAAGGACGATGATTGTTTAATTTTCAGTCCTTGTCATGCTACTTGTTTTTAATGTTCTAAGAAAGGACCAAGATGTATCACTAATTAGCATCTCTCAATTTACAATTAGTGGTAACCTAGGCACATCTCCTGTGTACATAAAAAGGAAACATAAAAATGATATCATTACTAAAATTAGTATGTTTGAGAGGTAGTACTAATACCTTGTTATCTTAACACAAAATCTATATGGGACCGTTATGTTATGTTTTTGGATAAGCAAATAATTTACTCCTCCATCCACAATCCTGAAAGTACAAATTATTTACTACCCTCCCATCAATGTGGGACAAAAAAGAAATTCGCGGATACAAGTGGCACTTTGGAAGCATGCCATTGCCTGCCGCGCTGTGGCGTCACAAAGATTTGATTCCTGCTTGCTCACAATAACTAAGACAAGATTATGTTAATTATGCGAGTGCTTTAGGGATCATCCTACCTGCGCTCGTGTGTACCCCACAGAGCCCACGCCAAGGGGCAGGTGGAGATTAGCGTAGCCATCCATAGCAACAGAGAGGCGGTCTAAAGAATGGTGTAGGCATATGTGGGCCTGGCAACTCGTGGAATACTTGGTGAACAATCATTTCTATCTACAAAAAAGATGGATCTAAATTTTTAGTAGAAGAGCTGAGCCACTTGTGTACAATACAAGATATATTCTTGTTATCTATAAACTATAATATAAAAAgctcttctttgatttcttttttatagaaaaaatagAATGCTTGAGACAAAAACAAGGATTGTAGAATTATATGCAACCACTTCTCAATGTCTTTACAAAGACAATATTGGAAAATTTTGATGGGTCTCTGCTCATGCACCAAAATATTCTTCTAGCGTATGCTACTCCATCTTTTTCGTAAAAATGGCTACATAAACTGCATGCGACCGAATCAAAATTTGAAAGGCACAAAACAAAAAGTATTATATTTGAGCTTGAATCGAAGATGTGGATACACACACACAGTAGAGAAAAGGATGGGACTCTACTATACAACACAAGTATTTGTTAATACCTCCTTTTCTCCCTTTCATAAACAGTAGTGGCTTCCCTTTCGGTGCAAGAAGTAGTACCCTATCCACATTTGCATATTGATGTGCTCAAAATAAAAAGGGCACTGATCACCATGAACGTCCATACCACCACTATAGCTATATATATCCTATATCTGTGTGCCACATGAGAATCCCTATCGGCTCTGACGATGACATGACACCGCCTCGTCTTGTGTAAGGATGATGGCATGCTGATGTTCATCATCAGGGATAGGCTGATGGCTAATAGCGTATTATTGCTGCTGTTAAGTAGAGTTGCTGTGATCTACGTTTGATAAAACTGATGTGCATCAATTCAACTTAGATATTGGTCTCACATGATCACGGCTTCATGCATAGTATCATCATCCCATTATCTAACAAAATAGccagaaaaaaatatttttctcaGTTCAGCTTAAATTAACGATGATATTTCTAGATAATGATGGGCACACCTATTTTCTAGATAATGATGATGGGTACACCTGAGGCCTACAGTTAAAGACCTAAAAGAAGAATATGCATGTAGTGgccttctttatttttcttgcatGATTCTATGTTGCCTTTGGATAAATAATTGAGATTGCAATACGATATTGCATTAAAAAACAAGTTATTCCCTACCCTTGAAAGGAAAAAGGGAATTGTCCACTAGGAGCAGTTTTGACTGAATGTGTCcatgctccacctcctcccctctGGATCAATGTTGTCTTGTATAGAAATGGAGTTGTTGGGAACAAATATAAATATACTACACAGGCAGTCAATTTGACACTTCCACAAAACAAATGATTATGTTTGTCAGCAATGCAAACAATTTCATCAGTATTATGTACATTCATCAGCGTTTGAAAGAGACAGGTGAACTTGTATTTCTGTATAAAGTTGAAAATTGTTAGGTATTTCGTCTAAAACAAGTGAGGATTGAGGGTCCTCTGGAAAGGAGTTGTCCAGTACAacgagaaaaaaagaagagaaagagctCTGAGCTTATCTGGGCCCAATGCTAAGCCTTTGCTTCTTCTAAGCCCAAAAATCTCGTAGCCTACTGCACGGCCCAAACACCACCACGAAGCAGCCCAAGGGAAACACTGCAAATCGGCAAATCCCCCCAACTGCTCCAGCCGCCGCCATTGCTACTGCTTGTGGGGAGCTCCGCCCCTGGGACATGGACATGGATATGGACATTGAGACCCtcgccgacgacgccgacgtGGCGCTCGCCcgcgacagcggcggcgaggccgagcgtTACGaggccgccgaggccgaggccgacctCCTCCGtgaccgcctccgcctcgccgtcaTCAGCATCGCCACCGCCGAAGGTAGCATAGCATCCTCTCGCGGATTCCTTCGTTCCGTGTCCCGGTGGCTCCTTGGGAGTTAGGGTCCGGTAAAATTTCTCATCTTGGGGTGCGCTGTCTGCGCAGGGAAGAAGGCGGGAATGACGGTCGCCGAGCCGGTTGTTGCCTGCATCGCCGATTTGGCATACAAGAGCGCAGGTTCTTCCCCCAGAACCCTACCTTCCCCTGCATTTGCTCCTGTTACCAGTAACCGCTTGTGCACGTTATCTTCTCTTCGGTTCCATTGCGCTGCGCGATTAACTCTTATTCTGAACCTCGCAGTATAATTTATCTCGAGCTGCTGCTTAGGCTGCCAAGTTGTCTGCTCCAGTAAAGTTAGTTTATGTAGGAAATGCAGTGCTTGGAGTAGACAAGAACTAGTTTCAGTATTTTGCAGATTGGTTGTCCAAACGAAAAATATGCTGAAGGAGTTGAGCGGTTCAGTTAGCGACTTACAGTATTCTCAATGGTCACCACACGTTTAGTAGAATATGGCTGGTGTTGGGGAAACATGAATGATTTCTTCTGGATGGCTGTAACTTTACATTATTCTCATGGTTTGCAACAAAGGAGGAGGATGCTCCACAATTTGAGTTTCTTGCCAAGTTAAAAGGAATACCTGCAAATCACCAATAGATAAATCATGCTAGCTGTTAGCAGCTAAGGATCAAGCTACAAGTGGAATAGGAACTTGAGACTTGATattgagaaaaagaaatagaatgGTGAACCTCCAGTGTAGAACATTCTTGCAATAGTTTATTTAGCCATTTGTTGAAGTTCAAGATGGAAACACTCCAAAATGCCAGACTGTCTTTTCTTCTTTGTTGACTTGGACTTGAAGGAGTGGATGAGCCTGAGAATTGCTGGCCGTTCCTCAAGCATCTCTAGTGTTGCAGTAGAACATACTGATGTGCCTTTGTTTGGCTCCTTCAATAAATGTCCTCTGACTCTAAAATAACTCCCAGGGATAATGTTACACAAAAATGGCATTCTGATTTTGCTTCCTCCAgaggtgcttttttttttctggagtaATCTGACTTGCCTCCACAGCCGCCTTTCTTCATCAATAGCATTACTAGCATCAGCACCAGTTTGTGCACTAAGGGATTGTGATCCCACTTGCCATCTCTAATCTCTATAGCAAAAGGCAGGGAAATGATTCAATCCTGAATCACCTGATACTCTAGATAGGGTGATGTTCCCATCTCTGATACTGGTTTCAGAAATTGGACCCAAAACGCCCAAATCCATTGCATTATAGCTATTATCTTATCGCTTTCGAGCTTGTCTATCAACATACAGTATACTTGTTCAATGTGAAACCTGCTCGTGTGGACAGAACACACCTGTTTAACCATAACCCATGTGCCCATCTACTGCAGTAACACACACTGACAGTTCTGAGTTTTCACTCATCAATGAGTCCAGTTACGTCAAAGCTATATCGCCCCACATCTTGTCTGCAAAGTGCAAACTTCAGAATCATAGTATTGGATTGACACACTATATCCAGATAAAAAGTGATAGTTGAGCACATAGATCTTTTATCTGAGGTCTCTTGCAGCGAAAATGTTTGATTTACCAGAAAATATTGAGTGCATAACTATAGTGTTGGTGAAGCAGATGCATAGGGTTGATGCAGAAGTGCATCTAATTGAAAAACAACACATCTGAAGCATGGCACTTACTGGCTAAGTGGCTACTGTAAATTGCCTTGCTTCTGTTCCTTTTAGAGAGAAATGAAAAACAACACATCTGAAGCATGGCACTCTGGCTCTAGTTAAATTTGTACCTGTGGGAACTATATGGGTATTCCAGTTTACATCTTCTGTGCACTGTGCAGAGCAGCTGGCTAAGGATGCAGAGTTGTTTGCACAGCATGCTGGTCGCAAGTCCATCAAGATGGATGATGTCATACTCACAGGTACTTGACAGTATCCTGTTCTGCTGATTCAGGAATAAACGAGAAAAAAAATGTCTGGCTTCATAAAAGTACGTCTTGTTCAGTTTAGGCTTGTTTGAACTAGCTTTCTGCTCTCTTTTCCAAGTAGTCCATCTAACTAGCTGCTTATTAATGGTATCTGTAGAAAATTGGCCCTCATTCTGGCCCTCTCAGTAAACTTTTCCAATGCAATCTTTGGTGTATAACTGCAGCTCACAGGAATGAGCATCTTATGGGCCTTCTGCGGACCTTCGCTCAAGAACTGAAGGGAAAGGAGCCTGCAAGCAGCGAGAGGAAGCGAAAAAAGTCGTCGAAGAAGGATGAGAGGGTAATAGACGTCTGAATTCAGATATCCGTTATGTTGGCTAAAGAGGAAGGCAGCACAAGCGCTCAAACTACCCACCTGTTCTGCATTTGGCACTCTTGGATACGGCTCATAGCTGCGTGCAATTCCCAGAACTGACTTATATTGTACATACTGTTGTAATTGTTCATCCTATACAGTTTCTGGCACTTTGCCGCGTTCTCAGCTGAACGAGTGGACATAAGCAAATTAATGTCATCACCTTAGGCCCAATCTGCATTGCTGGGCCTGAATCCCGGCCTTAACCATGAAAGCAAACGAATGCACTGACTACTGAGACGTATTTACATTTTCACTTCGTTTTCGGCTCATTTTCCATTTCAGTTCCAATCTCCATTTCAATAAATTTAAAAACATACGTGAAAAAACGTACAAAAATAGGAACATAAATTCCTTTTTAACAAATGTCTTATTAATGAACCGGCACCCACAGTGCCTGTCAAGAAAGTAACCCTGGAAGGCTACCTAAACGggggaaaacaaaagaaaaaacgacACCAGCCAACAACAGCACGCACAACTCATCCACCCCGCTCCTGGTCAACTTCATTCTTaagttttataaaaaaaaaaacttcattcTTAAGTTGAATATACGTAGGctcaaaaaaaagttgaataTACGTGCCTTGTTTTTTATGGAATTTTTTTAAAGATTCCGATTCACCTCACCCCGGTCGCCTGCTCgatcaataaaaaaaatttggcatTAGAACCTCAATACAATTTTCTTCGTACGTGGTTCTTTCATAATCCACACGATAGTACCcgcgaaaaaaaaaataatccacACGATAGAAGCAAACCTGTCTCTTAAGCTGCGAGGACTAGAATGTAGATATGGGAATCGATGGGATGAAACCGTGAGCCATGGGTGCGCAACTAACCCGCTCCGATGCAATTTTTAAGACATGCATAGtacatttttcattaagaagaagagaattaCAACGATGCAACTTTAGGAGAGACTTCAAAACGCAGAGTTACAAGAACCACCACCTGCGACCAACAACAGAAGCATAACAATACTAAAAGAAAATTACAACACCGTCACCACCCTAAACGCGACCTAAGACGACCGAAACATGCAGGAGATAAGTACACCAAGCCAAGGACATGTTTTTTGGCCAAAGAACCCAAggacaaggagaattttatacATACTCTGCGTATTCTAATACGAATATCATAATCATACAAGCCAAAGAACCCAATGTGAATATTCCAATCAAGACCCTTAATCATATATAGACAAATACTCCACTCTAATATATTTATATTCAGCCCTCAAACAAGCAACCCAAACACTTggataaagaaaaagaaaaaataccTTACAACCTTACGGTACACTGCTCGATGAGCTAATTGCAGGTGGTACGCTAGTACTATGCTTTAGGTGGCTCAGAGAGTATGCGATACTTTTTAGGCTCCGGTGATCTGCGAACTCCTCCAATGTCTTCGTTCCATGTTGTGTCGACTCCTTTTTATAGTGGAGCGAGGAGCACTGCCTCCTTTGTTGATCCTTATCTATGAAGCATGGATCTAACTGGGATTGACTGGAGCTGTTGGATTCTTTGCATATTCTAGTATTGCACTGCGCATGGACTCAGGCCTTTGGATGGCACAGGTTCCTGAGGCTGCACAAAATTCTTCAGCGGTGTTCTTGGATTCTTTACTTCAACGGCATTCTTTGCTTCTTTGACAGATCACATCCAAATCTGCACCTAGTAAAAATTTTAGTAGTCACTGCATGAATATCTCTTCCTgacaaaaaagcaaaaaatgTCGCTGAAGTAAAGAAGCTTCTAGCAAAGAAGCAAAGAATGCCGTTGAAGCAAAGAATCCAAGAACACCGCTGAAGAAGTTTGTGCAGCCTCAGGAACCTGTGCCATCCAAAGGCCTGAGTCCATGCGCAGTGCAATACTAGAATATGCAAGGAATCCAACAGCTCCAGTCAAGTCCCAGTTAGACCCATGCTTCAAAGATAAGGATCAACGAAAGAAGCAGTGATCCTCGCTCCATTATAAAAGAAGTCGACAAAGCATAGAACCAGGGCCGGCTCTGGGGCCATGCAACGGAGGCGACGGCCGAGGGCCCACAGGAGAAGGGGGCCCAACAGCCAGTATCAACAGAAGGCCCCACAAACGCCGCAGTCCTGTCCTGTGCGTGCGATCGCAGGACACCGCCGCCGCGTGAGGCAATCGAGTAGACGTCGGGACTCTGGAGGGGACACGAATCGTCAATTTTCATCATTGGCTCCTCGCCTGGCCCatggccaccgcccgccggacATCTCGGCATTGTCCGGTCTGCGTGCCCTGGTGCCCCCCTCGCGGCGCCAGTCGCCACTCGCCCAAGTGCCCAACGTCCGCTCCCAGTCCGGCAGTCCCACAACATTTGATCAACAAATAGGTGCAcaaatcaacaaaaaaaaaaaggtaaacatGCCATCAAAAAATGGAAACCGGCAACAACATCATGCCATCAGCAAAGATTCTCCCATTAGAACAGAAACATATAAAAAATAACAACTTTTGATCCTACATAGAACCCACAATCTGATTTCCCATCATGGCACATTAGAACAAAAATAACTTAAATCATTTCCCATAATCTGTTTTAATTATCAAATAGAACCCACATTTGATATGCCTAGCAAAAAAAACTGCCATACTCAATTGTTTGGCTAAGGTAAGACTATAAAAAATGACAAAGActtcaaatcaagcaaaaggAGTTAACTAAGTGCTCAACAACCGCTGTAAGGAGAAACACACGAGTGCAAACAATCACTAATAGAATACAGCAAGATTAAGTGCTCAGAGCAAGATTAAGGAACAATACACAAATTTGAGCAGACCTGCTAGAAGCCGAGAACTTGATGAACTCTAGGTTGTAGCTGACGACCAGTCCCCTGCAGCTAGTGGCTTGCTGCTGAAATCGAATggcacaaataaaaaaaaatactgttgCAGTTCTCAACGGGAACTAAACACTCTCTGTTGCATGTAGGCGTGGACAAAATATTTAGCATTTTTTATGGCTGTTAGCACACCAAGCTGTAAACCGTAAGTGTACGGACTGTAAACCGTAAGTGTACGGATCTAACACACCAAGCTGTAAACTGTAAGTGT from Setaria italica strain Yugu1 chromosome VII, Setaria_italica_v2.0, whole genome shotgun sequence includes the following:
- the LOC101756294 gene encoding protein MHF1 homolog, which translates into the protein MDMDMDIETLADDADVALARDSGGEAERYEAAEAEADLLRDRLRLAVISIATAEGKKAGMTVAEPVVACIADLAYKSAEQLAKDAELFAQHAGRKSIKMDDVILTAHRNEHLMGLLRTFAQELKGKEPASSERKRKKSSKKDERVIDV